In the genome of Streptomyces sp. P3, the window GCACCTCCCCGACGCGCACGGGCTGCAACTGGCCCGTTCGCTGCGGGCGGCGGGCTACCACGCGGACGTGATCGCGGTGACGTCGGCGCGGGACCTCACCGTGGTCCGGGAGGGCGTCTCGCTGGGCGTCGTCCAGTACGTGCTGAAGCCGTTCACGTTCGCAACTCTGCGGGACCGGCTGGTCCGGTACGCCGAGTTCCGCGGCGCGGCGGGCGAGGCCAGCGGTCAGGACGAGGTCGACCGGGCGCTGGCCGCCCTGCGCGCCCCCGGACCGGCCGCCCTGCCCAAGGGCCTGAGCGCCCCGACCCTGGAACGCGTCACGACGACGGTACGGGAGACGCGGGAGGGTCTGACGGCGGCCGGCGTGGCCGAGGCGGTGGGCATCTCCCGGATCACCGCCCGGCGTTATCTGGAGCATCTGGTGGAGTCGGGCCGGGCCGAGCGCAAGCCGCTGTACGGGCAGGTGGGACGCCCCGAGTTGGTGTACCGGTGGGTCAGGGGGGCGGCGAAGGGCCGCTGATCTCGCGAGTCCCGCGAGATGGTCACCACCCCGAGCTGGGGCGAAGGCGGCGCGGCCGGCGTGGCGGCGTGGCGGGCGACGCCGGCCGGGACTTCCTCGACCGGGTCGACCGATTCTGGACGGGCGTGGCGAACCGGACCGCCCGAGGAGGAGAAGACGCCGGGAAGACTCCCCGGGCCGCGCGGGGTACGAGGCGGCCCGGGGAACGGAGGCGCAGTGGGGAACGAAGGCGGCGCCCGGTCTAGAAGACCGACTCGGCCTCGATGATCCGGTCCTGCGGGACCGTCTTCAGCTCGGTGACCGCCTCGGCCAGCGGCACCATCACCACGTCCGTTCCGCGCAGCGCCGTCATCTGCCCGAACTGGCCGCGGTGCGCCGCCTCCACCGCGTGCCACCCGAAGCGGGTCGCGAGGACACGGTCGTACGCCGTCGGGACGCCGCCGCGCTGGACGTGACCGAGGATCACCGGGCGGGCCTCCTTGCCGAGCCGCCGCTCGAGCTCGTAGGCCAGCGCCGTGCCGATGCCCTGGAAGCGCTCGTGGCCGAACTGGTCGATCGCGCCCTTGCTGTAGTCCATGGTGCCGTCGGCCGGGTGCGCGCCCTCGGCGACGCAGATCACCGCGAACTTCTTCCCGCGTGCGAACCGCTCCTCGACCATCTTCACCAGGTCGGCGGGGTCGAAGGGCCGTTCGGGCAGGCAGATGCCGTGCGCGCCCGCCGCCATCCCGGACTCCAGCGCGATCCATCCCGCGTGGCGGCCCATGACCTCGACGACCATGACCCGCTGGTGCGACTCCGCGGTCGTCTTCAGGCGGTCCATCGCCTCGGTGGCGACACCGACCGCCGTGTCGAAGCCGAAGGTGCGGTCGGTGGAGGAGATGTCGTTGTCGATCGTCTTGGGTACGCCCACCACCGGCAGTCCGGCGTCGGACAGCATCCGCGCCGCCGTCAGCGTGCCCTCGCCGCCGATCGGGATGAGCGCGTCGATGCCGAAGTCGTGGATCATGTCGGAGGCGCTCTCGCAGGCCTCGCGCAGCCGGTCGCGCTCCAGTCGGGAGGAGCCGAGGATGGTGCCGCCGCGGGCCAGGATGCCGCTCACCGCGTTGAGGTCGAGTCCCCGGTAGCGGCCGTCGAGGAGCCCGGCGTAGCCGTCCTCGAAGCCGATGACCTCGTCGCCGTAATGGTCGACGGCGCGGTGCACGACCGACCGGATCACTGCGTTCAGGCCGGGGCAGTCGCCGCCTGCCGTGAGAACTCCGATGCGCATCGTGCTGTGTCTCCTGCTCGCTGTCGTTGCCGGTGAGCCGGATCCGATTGTTTCACGCCGCCGAGCGCGCTGTCTCTTGACGGGCGTCTTAACCACGGCCAGGGGTATTGTCAAGAGGGATCTGCTCACCTAGGTGGGCGATTTTTGTGTCCCGGAACAGTGCCCCGCGGCGGACGCCCCGGAGCGAGTACTCCGGAGCAAGTACCCAGGACCGAGTGCCCCGGAACGAAACGGAGAGCTGGCGTGACCCGCAGCGTGTACGTGACCGGCATCGACCGCGGCGACGGCCGCCAGGTCGTCGAACTGGGGGTCATGGAGCTCCTGACCCGGCAGGTCGACCGGGTGGGCGTGTTCCGTCCCCTCGTCCACGACGGGCCCGACCGGCTCTTCGAACTGCTGCGTGCGCGCTACCGGCTGGCGCAGGATCCGGCCACGGTCTACGGCATGGACTACCACGAGGCGTCCGCCCTCCAGGCGGAGCAGGGCGCGGACGAACTGGTCTCCACGCTCGTGGACCGCTTCCACCGCGTCACCCGCGCCTACGACGTCGTCCTCGTCCTGGGCACCGACTACGCCGACACCCAGTTCCCGGACGAACTCGCCCTCAACGCGCGCCTCGCCAACGAGTTCGGCGCTTCCGTGATCCCGGTCGTCGGCGGCCGCAGGCAGACGGTGGAGTCGGTGCTCGCCGAGACCCGCAACGCCTACCGGGCGTACCAGGGTCTCGGCTGCGACGTCCTCGCCATGGTGACCAACCGGGTCGACCGGGAGGACCGGGAGGAGATCGCCTCCCGGCTCGCCACCCGGGTGCCCGTGCCGTGTTACGTGCTGCCCGACGAGCCCGCGCTCTCCGCGCCGACCGTCTCGCAGATCAGTCACGCCCTCGGCGCGACGGTGCTCCTCGGCGACGACTCCGGGCTGGCCCGCGACGCCCTCGACTTCGTCTTCGGCGGGGCGATGCTGCCGAACTTCCTCGAGGCGCTGACGCCGGGCTGTCTCGTCGTCACCCCGGGAGACCGGGCGGACCTGGTGATCGGCTCGCTGGCCGCGCACAGCGCCGGCACCCCGCCGATCGCCGGTCTGCTGCTCACCCTGGGCGAGGTCCCGACGGGGCAGGTCCTGACGCTCGCCGCCCGCCTCGCCCCCGGCACTCCCGTCGTCTCGGTGCCGGGCAACAGCTTCCTCACCGCCGAGCAGCTGTTCTCCCTGGAGGGCAAGCTGAACGCGGCCACACCGCGCAAGGCGGAGACCGCGCTGGGGCTGTTCGAGCGGCACGTGGACACGGGGGAGCTGCTCCGGCGCGTCTCCGCCCCCAGCACCGACCGCGTCACGCCGATGATGTTCGAGCACAAGCTCCTGGAACAGGCCCGCTCCGACAAGCGCCGGGTCGTGCTGCCGGAGGGGACCGAGGAGCGGGTCCTGCACGCGGCCGAGGTGCTGCTGCGCCGCGGCGTGTGCGACCTCACCCTGCTCGGGCCGGTGGACCAGATCCGCAAGAAGGCCGCCGACCTCGGCATCGACCTCGGCGACTGCCGGCTCATCGACCCCGCGACCAGCGAGCTGCGCGATGCCTTCGCCGAGAAGTACGCCGCGCTGCGCGCCCACCGGGGCGTCACCGTCGAGCTGGCCTACGACGTCGTCTCCGACGTGAACTACTTCGGCACGCTCATGGTGCAGGAAGGCCTCGCCGACGGCATGGTCTCCGGGTCCGTGCACTCGACGGCGGCCACCATCCGGCCGGCGTTCGAGATCATCAAGACCAAGCCGGACGCCGACATCGTGTCGTCGGTGTTCTTCATGTGCCTCGCCGACAAGGTCCTGGTCTACGGCGACTGCGCGGTGAACCCCGACCCGGACGCCGAGCAACTCGCCGACATCGCCGTCCAGGCGGCCGCCACCGCCGCGCAGTTCGGCGTGGAGCCGCGGATCGCGATGCTGTCGTACTCCACCGGCACCTCCGGCTCGGGCGCGGACGTCGACAAGGTGCGGGAGGCGACGGAGCTGGTGCGCGGGCGGCGTCCCGACCTGAAGATCGAGGGGCCGATCCAGTACGACGCCGCCGTCGAGCCGACCGTCGCCGCCACCAAGCTGCCGGGGTCCGAAGTCGCGGGCCAGGCCAGCGTGTTGATCTTCCCGGACCTGAACACCGGCAACAACACCTACAAGGCCGTGCAGCGTTCGGCCGGTGCTATCGCGGTGGGACCGGTGCTGCAGGGGCTGCGCAAGCCGGTCAACGACCTGTCCCGGGGCGCTCTCGTCCAGGACATCGTCAACACCGTGGCCATCACGGCCATCCAGGCCCAGATCCCGTCCCGGAACGGCCGGACGGCCGGCCCGACCTCCAGTGAGAAGGCGACCGACCTGTGAGCGCGACCCGTGTCCTCGTCCTCAACTCCGGCTCCTCGTCGGTGAAGTACCAGCTGCTCGACATGCGGGACAGCAGCCGGCTGGCGAGCGGGCTCGTCGAGCGCATCGGCGAGCGGACCTCGCGGCTGAAGCACACCCCGCTCGCCGCCGGCGGCGGGTCCCGTGAGCAGAACGGGCCGTTCGCCGACCACGACGCGGCGCTGAAGGCCGTCGCGCAGGAGCTGGCCGGGGACGGTCTCGGGCTGGACTCCCCCGAGCTCGCCGCCATCGGGCACCGGGTCGTGCACGGCGGCAGGCACTTCACCCGGCCGACGGTGGTCGACGACGCCGTGCTCGCCGAGATCGAGCGGCTGATCCCGGTCGCACCGCTGCACAACCCGGCGAACCTGACCGGCATCCGCACGGCGACGGCGCTGCGGCCCGACCTGCCGCAGGTCGCCGTGTTCGACACCGCCTTCCACACGACGATGCCGGAGTCGGCGGCCCGCTACGCGATCGACGTCGAGACCGCGGACGCGCACCGGGTACGGCGCTACGGCTTCCACGGGACGTCGCACGCGTACGTCTCCCGGGCGACGGCGAAGCTGCTGGGCAGGTCTCCCGAGGAGGTGAACGTCATCGTGCTGCACCTCGGCAACGGGGCCTCGGCGTCGGCCGTCGAGAGGGGCCGCTGTGTGGACACGTCGATGGGACTGACGCCCTTGGAAGGTCTCGTCATGGGTACGCGCTCGGGAGACGTCGACCCTGCCGTCATCTTCCATTTGGCTCGTGTCGGTGGAATGTCCATCGACGAAATCGATGCTCTTCTCAACAAGAAGAGCGGACTCGTCGGGCTGTGCGGGGACAACGACATGCGGGAGATCCGCCGGCGCGTGGACGAGGGCGACGAGCGGGCGAAGCTCGCGTTCGACATCTACATTCACCGGCTGAAGAAGTACATCGGCGCCTATTACGCCGTGCTCGGGCACGTGGACGCGGTGGCGTTCACCGCCGGGGTCGGGGAGAACGCGGCGCCGGTGCGGGAGGCGGCCGTCGCGGGCCTGGGCTCCCTGGGCCTGGCGGTGGACGCCGAGCTGAACGCGGTACGCGGTGACGAGCCGCGGCTGATCTCGCCCGCCGGCGCGCGGGTGGCGGTCGCCGTGGTGCCGACGGACGAGGAACTGGAGATCGCGACCCAGACCTACGCACTGGTCAAAAAGACAAACTGAGCAGGAAAGCAACTGAGCACGCTCCTTCTCATTTGTATCTTCCGCCAGACGGAATATTCCGTTGCGAAACAAACCGATAGGATCGCCTCATGCGCCGTTCGAAAATCGTCTGTACTCTCGGCCCCGCGGTCGACTCCCACGAAATGCTCGTGTCGCTGATCGAGGCCGGCATGAACGTGGCCCGTTTCAACTTCAGCCACGGCTCCCACGCCGAGCACCAGGGCCGGTACGACCGTGTCCGTGCCGCCGCCAAGGAGACCGGCCGGGCCATCGGCGTCCTCGCCGACCTCCAGGGCCCCAAGATCCGCCTCGAGACCTTCGCCGAGGGCCCCGTCGAGCTGGTGCGGGGTGACGAGTTCACCATCACCACCGACGACGTGCCCGGCGACAAGACGATCTGCGGCACGACCTACAAGGGCCTGCCCGGCGACGTCTCGCGCGGCGACCAGGTCCTCATCAACGACGGCAACGTCGAGCTCAAGGTCCTCGACGTCGAGGGCCCGCGGGTGCGGACCATCGTCATCGAGGGCGGGGTCATCTCCGACCACAAGGGCATCAACCTGCCCGGCACGGCCGTCAACGTGCCCGCGCTCAGCGAGAAGGACATCGAGGACCTGCGGTTCGCGCTGCGCATGGGCGCGGACCTGGTCGCACTGTCCTTCGTCCGGGACGCCAAGGACGTCGCCGACGTCCACCGGGTCATGGACGAGGAGGGCCGCCGGGTCCCCGTCA includes:
- a CDS encoding response regulator; this translates as MNEEPIRVLVVEDDPVAADAHVMYVGRVPGFVAVGKAHTGAEARRLLDRTPVDLLLLDLHLPDAHGLQLARSLRAAGYHADVIAVTSARDLTVVREGVSLGVVQYVLKPFTFATLRDRLVRYAEFRGAAGEASGQDEVDRALAALRAPGPAALPKGLSAPTLERVTTTVRETREGLTAAGVAEAVGISRITARRYLEHLVESGRAERKPLYGQVGRPELVYRWVRGAAKGR
- a CDS encoding ATP-dependent 6-phosphofructokinase; the encoded protein is MRIGVLTAGGDCPGLNAVIRSVVHRAVDHYGDEVIGFEDGYAGLLDGRYRGLDLNAVSGILARGGTILGSSRLERDRLREACESASDMIHDFGIDALIPIGGEGTLTAARMLSDAGLPVVGVPKTIDNDISSTDRTFGFDTAVGVATEAMDRLKTTAESHQRVMVVEVMGRHAGWIALESGMAAGAHGICLPERPFDPADLVKMVEERFARGKKFAVICVAEGAHPADGTMDYSKGAIDQFGHERFQGIGTALAYELERRLGKEARPVILGHVQRGGVPTAYDRVLATRFGWHAVEAAHRGQFGQMTALRGTDVVMVPLAEAVTELKTVPQDRIIEAESVF
- the pta gene encoding phosphate acetyltransferase yields the protein MTRSVYVTGIDRGDGRQVVELGVMELLTRQVDRVGVFRPLVHDGPDRLFELLRARYRLAQDPATVYGMDYHEASALQAEQGADELVSTLVDRFHRVTRAYDVVLVLGTDYADTQFPDELALNARLANEFGASVIPVVGGRRQTVESVLAETRNAYRAYQGLGCDVLAMVTNRVDREDREEIASRLATRVPVPCYVLPDEPALSAPTVSQISHALGATVLLGDDSGLARDALDFVFGGAMLPNFLEALTPGCLVVTPGDRADLVIGSLAAHSAGTPPIAGLLLTLGEVPTGQVLTLAARLAPGTPVVSVPGNSFLTAEQLFSLEGKLNAATPRKAETALGLFERHVDTGELLRRVSAPSTDRVTPMMFEHKLLEQARSDKRRVVLPEGTEERVLHAAEVLLRRGVCDLTLLGPVDQIRKKAADLGIDLGDCRLIDPATSELRDAFAEKYAALRAHRGVTVELAYDVVSDVNYFGTLMVQEGLADGMVSGSVHSTAATIRPAFEIIKTKPDADIVSSVFFMCLADKVLVYGDCAVNPDPDAEQLADIAVQAAATAAQFGVEPRIAMLSYSTGTSGSGADVDKVREATELVRGRRPDLKIEGPIQYDAAVEPTVAATKLPGSEVAGQASVLIFPDLNTGNNTYKAVQRSAGAIAVGPVLQGLRKPVNDLSRGALVQDIVNTVAITAIQAQIPSRNGRTAGPTSSEKATDL
- a CDS encoding acetate kinase, producing MSATRVLVLNSGSSSVKYQLLDMRDSSRLASGLVERIGERTSRLKHTPLAAGGGSREQNGPFADHDAALKAVAQELAGDGLGLDSPELAAIGHRVVHGGRHFTRPTVVDDAVLAEIERLIPVAPLHNPANLTGIRTATALRPDLPQVAVFDTAFHTTMPESAARYAIDVETADAHRVRRYGFHGTSHAYVSRATAKLLGRSPEEVNVIVLHLGNGASASAVERGRCVDTSMGLTPLEGLVMGTRSGDVDPAVIFHLARVGGMSIDEIDALLNKKSGLVGLCGDNDMREIRRRVDEGDERAKLAFDIYIHRLKKYIGAYYAVLGHVDAVAFTAGVGENAAPVREAAVAGLGSLGLAVDAELNAVRGDEPRLISPAGARVAVAVVPTDEELEIATQTYALVKKTN